A genomic region of Micromonospora sp. NBC_01796 contains the following coding sequences:
- the ppdK gene encoding pyruvate, phosphate dikinase: MASSETAARDSAPRDSAPSGTRKFVYNFAEGNMDLKDLLGGKGANLAEMTNLGLPVPPGFTITTEACQAYLATGTAPGELAEQITAHLTALERAMGKRLGDPADPLLVSVRSGAKFSMPGMMETVLNVGLNDNSVAGLATQSGGNDRFAWDSYRRLIQMFGKTVCEVPGEEFEDALDEAKRAKDTTNDLDLDAADLRALVDTYKTIFRKHTGRDFPQTPREQLDLAIFAVFGSWNADRAVLYRRQERIPTDLGTAVNVVAMVFGNLGPDSGTGVAFTRDPASGAQGIYGDYLANAQGEDVVAGIRSTVPLQQLEKLDPRSYGELLGIMARLEEHYRDLCDIEFTIERGKLWMLQTRVGKRTAAAAFVIAAQLVDEGLIDLDEALHRVNGAQLAQLMFPRFRLEHDIAPLADGIGASPGAAVGKVVFDAARAVELAGEGESVILVRRETSPDDLPGMIAAQGILTSRGGKTSHAAVVARGMGKTCVCGADALEVNVREKRFTAHGQVVQEGDVVSIDGTTGRVYLGEVPVSPSEVVRYFEGSLEPAESDDPLVQAVHRIMAHADQRRVLRVRTNADTGEDAARARRFGAEGIGLCRTEHMFLGDRRELVERLILARTDTERQEALAALLPLQRADFVEIFREMDGQPVTVRLIDPPLHEFLPPLEELAVNVAVAQERGQDVAKQEALLSAVRRMHEQNPMLGLRGVRLGLVIPGLFAMQVRAIVEAAVACAREGLVAEPEIMVPLVGAVQELETVRAEAEKIITEVVGDSGVKVLVGTMIEVPRAALTAGQIAEAAEFFSFGTNDLTQMGWGFSRDDVEGAFFWRYLELGIFGISPFESIDRDGVGRLVRIATEEGRAARPGLKIGVCGEHGGDPESVHFFHEVGLDYVSCSPFRVPVARLEAGRAAIETAGSDSR, translated from the coding sequence GTGGCATCGAGCGAAACCGCAGCGAGGGACAGCGCACCGAGAGACAGCGCACCGAGCGGAACGCGCAAGTTCGTCTACAACTTCGCCGAGGGCAACATGGATCTCAAGGATCTGCTCGGCGGCAAGGGCGCCAACCTGGCCGAGATGACCAACCTCGGCCTGCCGGTGCCACCCGGATTCACCATCACCACCGAGGCCTGCCAGGCGTACCTGGCCACCGGAACCGCACCCGGCGAACTCGCCGAGCAGATCACCGCGCACCTGACCGCACTGGAGCGGGCGATGGGCAAGCGGCTCGGCGACCCGGCGGACCCGCTGCTGGTGTCGGTCCGGTCCGGGGCGAAGTTCTCCATGCCGGGGATGATGGAGACGGTCCTCAACGTCGGGCTCAACGACAACAGCGTGGCCGGGCTCGCCACCCAGTCCGGCGGAAACGACCGGTTCGCCTGGGACTCGTACCGGCGGTTGATCCAGATGTTCGGCAAGACCGTCTGCGAGGTGCCGGGCGAGGAGTTCGAAGACGCGCTGGACGAGGCCAAGCGGGCCAAGGACACCACGAACGACCTCGATCTCGACGCGGCCGACCTGCGGGCGCTGGTCGACACGTACAAGACGATCTTCCGTAAGCACACCGGGCGGGACTTTCCGCAGACCCCGCGCGAGCAGCTCGACCTGGCCATCTTCGCCGTCTTCGGCTCGTGGAACGCCGACCGGGCGGTGCTCTACCGCCGGCAGGAGCGGATCCCGACCGACCTCGGCACCGCGGTCAACGTGGTCGCGATGGTCTTCGGCAACCTCGGCCCGGACTCCGGCACCGGGGTCGCGTTCACCCGCGACCCGGCCAGCGGAGCCCAGGGGATCTACGGCGACTACCTGGCCAACGCCCAGGGCGAGGACGTGGTCGCCGGCATCCGCAGCACCGTCCCGCTGCAACAACTCGAAAAGCTCGACCCCCGCTCGTACGGGGAACTGCTCGGCATCATGGCCCGGCTGGAGGAGCACTACCGGGACCTGTGCGACATCGAGTTCACCATCGAGCGCGGCAAGCTGTGGATGCTCCAGACCCGGGTGGGCAAGCGGACCGCGGCGGCGGCGTTCGTGATCGCCGCACAACTCGTCGACGAGGGGCTGATCGACCTGGACGAGGCGCTGCACCGGGTCAACGGCGCCCAGCTCGCCCAGCTCATGTTCCCGAGGTTCCGGCTGGAGCACGACATCGCCCCGCTGGCCGACGGGATCGGGGCCTCACCGGGCGCGGCGGTCGGGAAGGTGGTCTTCGACGCCGCCCGCGCGGTGGAGCTTGCCGGCGAGGGTGAGTCGGTCATCCTGGTCCGCCGGGAGACCAGCCCGGACGACCTGCCCGGCATGATCGCCGCCCAGGGCATCCTCACCTCGCGCGGTGGCAAGACCAGCCACGCCGCGGTGGTCGCCCGGGGGATGGGCAAGACCTGCGTCTGCGGCGCCGACGCCCTGGAGGTGAACGTACGCGAGAAGCGGTTCACCGCGCACGGGCAGGTGGTGCAGGAGGGCGACGTTGTCTCGATCGACGGCACCACCGGTCGGGTCTACCTCGGCGAGGTGCCGGTGTCGCCGTCCGAGGTGGTGCGCTACTTCGAGGGCAGCCTCGAGCCGGCCGAGTCGGACGATCCGCTGGTGCAGGCCGTACACCGGATCATGGCGCACGCCGACCAGCGGCGGGTCCTGCGGGTACGGACGAACGCCGACACCGGGGAGGACGCGGCCCGGGCCCGGCGGTTCGGGGCCGAGGGGATCGGCCTGTGCCGGACCGAGCACATGTTCCTCGGTGACCGTCGGGAGCTGGTCGAGCGGCTGATCCTGGCCCGGACCGACACCGAGCGGCAGGAGGCGCTGGCCGCGCTGCTGCCGCTGCAACGGGCCGACTTCGTGGAGATCTTCCGCGAGATGGACGGGCAGCCGGTGACCGTACGCCTGATCGATCCGCCGTTGCACGAGTTCCTGCCCCCGCTGGAGGAGTTGGCGGTGAACGTGGCGGTCGCCCAGGAGCGCGGTCAGGACGTGGCCAAGCAGGAGGCGCTGCTGTCGGCGGTACGCCGGATGCACGAGCAGAACCCGATGCTCGGGCTGCGCGGTGTCCGTCTCGGCCTGGTCATCCCCGGCCTGTTCGCGATGCAGGTACGGGCGATCGTGGAGGCGGCGGTGGCGTGCGCCCGCGAGGGACTGGTGGCCGAGCCGGAGATCATGGTCCCGCTGGTCGGCGCGGTGCAGGAGCTGGAGACCGTACGCGCCGAGGCCGAAAAGATCATCACTGAGGTGGTCGGGGACAGCGGGGTGAAGGTGCTGGTCGGGACCATGATCGAGGTGCCCCGGGCGGCGCTGACCGCCGGACAGATCGCCGAGGCGGCGGAGTTCTTCTCCTTCGGCACCAACGACCTGACCCAGATGGGCTGGGGCTTCTCCCGCGACGACGTGGAGGGTGCCTTCTTCTGGCGTTACCTGGAGCTGGGCATCTTCGGCATCTCCCCGTTCGAGTCGATCGACCGGGACGGGGTGGGTCGGCTGGTCCGGATCGCCACCGAGGAGGGCCGGGCCGCCCGCCCCGGACTCAAGATCGGCGTCTGCGGTGAGCACGGGGGCGATCCGGAGTCGGTGCACTTCTTCCACGAGGTCGGGCTGGACTACGTCTCCTGCTCGCCGTTCCGGGTGCCAGTCGCCCGGCTGGAGGCGGGTCGGGCCGCGATCGAGACCGCCGGTTCGGACAGCCGCTGA
- a CDS encoding roadblock/LC7 domain-containing protein: MDADAAIRAELYRLRRRLPDLSGAVLGGVDGLMVAYDLTAGDPHHLAALSAATLGIGHRFAQSAGHGALHESVVRSAGGCVITYPAGAYGLLTLVTYPDSNVERIHPEARATAQRLGTMVDSLRHAAAMANGPSPDPTAPLAVRTPMATLPADLWAETGGLRPPGLH, encoded by the coding sequence GTGGATGCTGACGCCGCCATCCGGGCCGAGCTGTACCGGCTGCGCCGCCGGCTACCCGATCTGTCGGGCGCGGTGCTCGGCGGAGTGGACGGACTCATGGTCGCGTACGACCTGACCGCCGGTGACCCGCACCACCTCGCCGCACTCTCCGCCGCGACCCTCGGCATCGGTCACCGCTTCGCCCAGTCGGCCGGTCACGGCGCCCTGCACGAGTCGGTCGTACGCAGCGCCGGTGGCTGCGTCATCACCTACCCGGCCGGGGCGTACGGCCTGCTGACGCTGGTGACCTATCCGGACAGCAACGTGGAACGGATCCACCCCGAGGCACGGGCGACCGCGCAGCGGCTCGGGACGATGGTCGACTCCCTGCGGCACGCGGCGGCGATGGCCAACGGCCCGAGCCCCGACCCCACCGCCCCGCTCGCCGTACGCACACCGATGGCCACCCTGCCGGCCGACCTCTGGGCCGAGACGGGCGGACTGCGCCCACCGGGGCTGCACTGA
- a CDS encoding VOC family protein — translation MGSLWENLVVDAQDPARLARWWAEALGYRITYEKPDEVEIRRSADELPGLIFVPVPEGKSTKNRLHIDLRPTDREAEVERLVNMGARHVDVGQRRTDRWTVLADPEGNEFCVLQAPSTAP, via the coding sequence ATGGGCAGTCTCTGGGAGAACCTGGTGGTCGACGCCCAGGACCCGGCGCGGCTCGCGCGTTGGTGGGCCGAGGCACTCGGCTACCGGATCACCTACGAGAAGCCCGACGAGGTGGAGATCCGGCGGTCCGCCGACGAGCTTCCCGGCCTCATCTTCGTGCCCGTACCGGAGGGCAAGTCGACGAAGAACCGGCTCCACATCGACCTGCGCCCGACCGATCGGGAGGCCGAGGTGGAACGCCTGGTCAACATGGGTGCCCGGCACGTCGACGTCGGGCAGCGGCGGACCGACCGGTGGACCGTGCTGGCCGACCCGGAGGGGAACGAGTTCTGCGTGCTGCAGGCGCCGTCGACCGCTCCGTGA
- a CDS encoding deoxyguanosinetriphosphate triphosphohydrolase codes for MNHDGDAERLVAEAPKDTGHGRGPYQRDRARVLHSAAFRRLAAKTQVHTAGTDDFLRTRLTHSLEVAQIGREMGQRLGADPDVVDVAGLAHDLGHPPFGHHGEAVLDGLSQSCGGFEGNAQTLRVLSRLEAKVLRPDGASAGLNLTRASLDATGKYPWPRRPGQRKYGVYADDTEVFAWLRRGAPERAVCLEAQVMDWADDVAYSVHDVEDGVYRGYLRLPDLLDDAQERAALCADVAANYSGESADDLGVVLVDLLADPVLAPLAGYDGSHRAQVALKQTTSALTGRFVSTAVDATRAAYGPGPLRRYAADLVVPRPVRAQCALLKGMALRYVMRRPGADRWYARQREVLTELVHALTLRAPDALDPVFAPLWRAAGTDAARLRVVIDQVASLTDPAAIAWHHRLAAG; via the coding sequence GTGAACCACGACGGCGACGCCGAGCGCCTGGTCGCCGAGGCACCCAAGGACACCGGGCACGGGCGCGGGCCGTACCAGCGCGACCGGGCCCGGGTGCTGCACTCGGCCGCCTTCCGCCGGTTGGCGGCCAAGACCCAGGTGCACACCGCGGGCACCGATGACTTCCTGCGTACCCGGCTGACCCACTCGCTGGAGGTGGCGCAGATCGGCCGGGAGATGGGCCAGCGCCTCGGCGCCGACCCGGACGTGGTCGACGTGGCCGGGTTGGCGCACGACCTCGGGCACCCGCCGTTCGGCCACCACGGCGAGGCGGTGCTCGACGGACTGTCCCAGTCCTGCGGCGGCTTCGAGGGCAACGCGCAGACGCTGCGCGTACTGTCCCGGTTGGAGGCCAAGGTGCTGCGGCCCGACGGCGCCTCCGCGGGCCTCAACCTGACCCGCGCCTCGCTCGACGCGACCGGGAAGTACCCCTGGCCGCGCCGGCCCGGCCAGCGCAAGTACGGCGTGTACGCCGACGACACCGAGGTCTTCGCCTGGCTGCGTCGGGGCGCCCCGGAGCGGGCGGTCTGCCTGGAGGCGCAGGTGATGGACTGGGCCGACGACGTGGCCTACTCGGTGCACGACGTGGAGGACGGGGTCTACCGGGGCTACCTGCGGCTGCCGGACCTGCTCGACGACGCGCAGGAGCGGGCCGCCCTCTGCGCCGACGTGGCCGCGAACTACTCCGGGGAGTCCGCCGACGACCTGGGCGTGGTGCTGGTCGACCTGCTCGCCGACCCGGTGCTGGCGCCGCTTGCCGGTTACGACGGCAGCCACCGGGCCCAGGTCGCGCTGAAGCAGACGACCAGCGCGCTGACCGGTCGGTTCGTCTCCACCGCGGTCGACGCCACCCGGGCCGCGTACGGACCCGGCCCGTTGCGCCGGTACGCCGCCGACCTCGTCGTCCCCCGCCCGGTCAGGGCCCAGTGCGCGTTGCTGAAGGGCATGGCACTGCGGTACGTGATGCGCCGCCCCGGTGCCGACCGGTGGTACGCCCGCCAGCGGGAGGTGCTCACCGAACTGGTGCACGCCCTGACCCTGCGCGCCCCGGACGCGCTCGACCCGGTTTTCGCACCACTGTGGCGGGCCGCCGGCACCGACGCGGCGCGGCTGCGCGTGGTGATCGACCAGGTCGCCTCGCTGACCGATCCGGCGGCGATCGCCTGGCACCACCGCCTCGCCGCGGGCTGA
- a CDS encoding alpha/beta hydrolase, whose amino-acid sequence MLPWDHELAGRLDRHVISSELLRGNPLGDPYERPIWVYVPPGYDDDPQVRYPTVYVIQGYTGHLSMWANRTPYRQPFVETADQVFASGEAPGCVVVYVDAWTTYGGSQFVDSPGTGAYHSYLCDEVVPWVDARYRTIDDRESRAISGKSSGGFGALITPMLRPDLFGALASHAGDTLYELCYLPEFGQAVRYLREYDQDIFRWWEDFQTRPSFTKPGDQTLLMVLGCTACFSAGPDGTPELPFDPRTGVLRPEVWQRWLDWDPVRMVERYRDAVGSLRAVWLDAGTRDEWFLDLGAEAFRAELTRIGVPDDRVRFELFEAGHGGIDYRYPLALSWLAHRLAR is encoded by the coding sequence ATGCTGCCCTGGGACCACGAGCTGGCCGGCCGGCTCGACCGTCACGTCATCTCCTCCGAACTGCTGCGCGGCAACCCCCTCGGTGACCCGTACGAGCGGCCGATCTGGGTGTACGTGCCACCGGGTTACGACGACGACCCGCAGGTGCGTTACCCCACCGTGTACGTGATCCAGGGCTACACCGGGCACCTGTCGATGTGGGCTAACCGGACGCCGTACCGGCAGCCGTTCGTCGAGACCGCCGACCAGGTGTTCGCCTCCGGTGAGGCACCCGGCTGCGTCGTGGTGTACGTCGATGCCTGGACCACGTACGGCGGCTCGCAGTTCGTCGACTCGCCCGGCACCGGGGCGTACCACTCGTACCTCTGCGACGAGGTGGTGCCGTGGGTGGACGCGCGGTACCGGACCATCGACGACCGGGAGTCGCGGGCCATCTCGGGCAAGTCGTCCGGCGGCTTCGGTGCGCTGATCACGCCGATGCTGCGGCCGGACCTGTTCGGGGCGCTGGCCAGCCACGCCGGTGACACCCTCTACGAGCTGTGTTACCTGCCGGAGTTCGGTCAGGCGGTCCGCTACCTGCGCGAGTACGACCAGGACATCTTCCGGTGGTGGGAGGACTTCCAGACCCGGCCCTCGTTCACCAAGCCGGGCGACCAGACCCTGCTGATGGTCCTCGGCTGCACGGCGTGCTTCTCCGCCGGCCCGGACGGTACGCCGGAACTGCCGTTCGACCCGCGTACGGGGGTGTTGCGGCCGGAGGTGTGGCAGCGCTGGCTGGACTGGGATCCGGTCCGGATGGTCGAGCGGTACCGGGACGCGGTCGGTTCGCTGCGGGCGGTCTGGCTCGACGCCGGCACCCGCGACGAGTGGTTCCTCGACCTCGGCGCCGAGGCGTTCCGGGCCGAACTCACCCGGATCGGGGTGCCGGACGACCGGGTGCGGTTCGAACTCTTCGAGGCGGGTCACGGGGGGATCGACTACCGCTATCCGCTGGCCCTGTCCTGGCTGGCCCACCGCCTGGCCCGCTGA
- a CDS encoding siderophore-interacting protein, with amino-acid sequence MTDRKARAQVTNATVSRTEQLTPHMIRVVLGGPELAGLDIGRCTDHYVKLLFLRPDVDYPVPFDLEAIRRDLPAEQWPRLRAYTVRAYDPVALELTIDFVYHGDEGLAGPWAVGARPGDPVMFVGPGGGYAPDPDADWHLLVGDESALPAIAATLERLPLDATVRVFLEVAGPEEEQKLTVESPADIVWLHRGAGTVGEALVAAVREAELPPGTPHAFVHGEAAFVKELRHLLRVERGLSRDRLSISGYWRLGADDEGWRAVKPEWNRRIEEQEALELA; translated from the coding sequence ATGACGGACCGTAAAGCGCGTGCCCAGGTCACCAACGCTACCGTGAGCCGCACCGAGCAACTCACACCGCACATGATCCGGGTCGTGCTCGGCGGCCCGGAGCTGGCCGGACTCGACATCGGCCGGTGTACCGACCACTACGTCAAGCTGCTCTTTCTCCGCCCGGACGTCGACTATCCGGTGCCGTTCGACCTGGAGGCGATCCGCCGCGACCTGCCGGCGGAGCAGTGGCCGAGGCTGCGGGCGTACACCGTCCGGGCCTACGACCCGGTGGCGCTGGAGCTGACCATCGACTTCGTCTACCACGGCGACGAGGGGTTGGCCGGACCGTGGGCGGTCGGCGCCCGCCCCGGCGACCCGGTCATGTTCGTCGGCCCCGGCGGCGGCTACGCCCCGGACCCGGACGCCGACTGGCACCTCCTGGTCGGTGACGAGAGCGCCCTGCCGGCCATCGCCGCCACCCTGGAGCGGCTGCCGCTGGACGCCACCGTCCGGGTCTTCCTCGAGGTCGCCGGCCCCGAGGAGGAACAGAAGCTGACCGTCGAGTCGCCCGCCGACATCGTCTGGCTGCACCGGGGCGCCGGGACCGTCGGCGAGGCCCTGGTCGCCGCCGTCCGGGAGGCGGAACTTCCCCCGGGTACGCCGCACGCCTTCGTCCACGGCGAGGCCGCTTTCGTCAAGGAACTGCGGCACCTGCTCCGGGTCGAGCGCGGCCTGAGCCGGGACCGGCTCTCCATCTCCGGCTACTGGCGCCTCGGCGCCGACGACGAGGGCTGGCGCGCGGTCAAGCCCGAGTGGAACCGCCGGATCGAGGAGCAGGAAGCCCTCGAACTCGCCTGA
- a CDS encoding low temperature requirement protein A: MSWWNPANVRRRGIGWLRLGLHESELPLDQDERHATWLELFFDLVFVLALATVQNRLDVPTPHLGDLAATLGLFAVVWLAWIGQAFYDTRFDPDDLIHRLAVLVGMIGAGAMAVGAASAPHTLLLPIGYIVVRVMLIVLYLRVRNSSPATHLLTTVYLIGFGAGVLVWVVSLAVPERIRPLLWAIALTIEFLTPWLGRSRVTRIPVDTSHLPERIGQFTIILLGTTLTDLRDAIAPRPEVDVVMAAAVALVIPAAVWWVYTTFVTTGLALPRLSAGLAYSYVHSFLGAALLLLGWGLGEVVGQISVHADAAPDRLRLLLAVALIVWMLCGLGLQWVSLGYIPRRRAIIGVCGIAPIVVITTVVTDPFTLLCLLAVVLVAYAIVVSRHIAHLGDARAATT; this comes from the coding sequence GTGAGCTGGTGGAATCCGGCGAACGTCCGCCGCCGTGGCATCGGGTGGCTGCGGCTCGGGCTGCACGAGTCCGAACTCCCCCTCGACCAGGACGAACGGCACGCCACCTGGTTGGAACTCTTCTTCGACCTGGTCTTCGTGCTCGCCCTGGCCACGGTGCAGAACCGGCTGGACGTGCCGACCCCGCACCTCGGCGACCTCGCCGCCACCCTCGGCCTCTTCGCGGTGGTCTGGCTGGCCTGGATCGGGCAGGCGTTCTACGACACCCGGTTCGACCCCGACGACCTCATCCACCGGCTCGCCGTACTCGTCGGCATGATCGGCGCCGGGGCGATGGCGGTCGGCGCCGCCAGCGCCCCGCACACCCTGCTGCTCCCGATCGGCTACATCGTCGTACGGGTCATGCTGATCGTGCTCTACCTGCGCGTACGCAACAGCAGCCCGGCCACCCACCTGCTCACCACCGTGTACCTGATCGGCTTCGGTGCCGGCGTGCTGGTCTGGGTCGTCTCGCTGGCCGTACCCGAGCGCATCCGGCCGCTGCTGTGGGCGATCGCGCTCACGATCGAGTTCCTCACCCCGTGGCTGGGCCGGTCCCGGGTGACCCGGATCCCGGTGGACACCTCGCACCTGCCCGAACGGATCGGCCAGTTCACCATCATCCTGCTCGGCACCACCCTGACCGACCTGCGGGACGCGATCGCCCCCCGGCCCGAGGTCGACGTGGTCATGGCCGCCGCCGTCGCGCTGGTCATCCCGGCGGCGGTGTGGTGGGTCTACACCACCTTCGTCACCACCGGGCTGGCCCTGCCCCGGCTGAGCGCGGGACTGGCCTACTCGTACGTGCACTCCTTCCTCGGTGCCGCGCTGCTGCTGCTCGGCTGGGGACTCGGGGAGGTCGTCGGGCAGATCAGTGTGCACGCCGACGCGGCACCGGACCGCCTGCGCCTACTGCTGGCGGTGGCGCTGATCGTCTGGATGCTCTGCGGGCTCGGCCTGCAGTGGGTGTCGCTGGGCTACATACCGCGCCGCCGGGCGATCATCGGGGTGTGCGGCATCGCCCCGATCGTGGTCATCACGACCGTGGTGACCGACCCGTTCACCCTGCTCTGCCTGCTCGCCGTCGTCCTGGTCGCCTACGCCATCGTGGTCAGCCGGCACATCGCCCACCTCGGCGACGCCCGCGCCGCCACCACCTGA
- a CDS encoding NAD-dependent epimerase/dehydratase family protein has translation MRILLTGATGYIGSAVLPGLLLDGHEVTAIARSDDAVATITATGATALSGDVTDSDLLSQAAREADGVIHVVTPGGQITDALDNAVVTGVLAGIEGSGKPYIHSSGIWVHGNTHGVADENAPLDPPELTAWRPKIIERMRAARGIRNIIISPAVVYGHGSGLVRMIVDGPQTSDPEPALLFPGTGDQHWTSIYIDDVATFYSAALMRAPAGSYYIVASGQNPTMREIAAAASRSRGLGGRIAPEPPEDSRRRLGPIAEAFCMDQQASGAKARELGWKPIGPSLLDEIETGSYARRI, from the coding sequence ATGCGCATTCTGCTCACCGGCGCGACCGGATACATCGGTTCCGCCGTACTGCCCGGTCTGCTGCTCGACGGACACGAGGTCACCGCGATCGCCCGCAGCGACGACGCGGTCGCCACCATCACCGCCACCGGAGCCACCGCGCTCAGCGGCGACGTCACCGACAGCGACCTGCTCAGCCAGGCCGCACGCGAGGCCGATGGCGTGATCCACGTGGTCACACCCGGCGGGCAGATCACCGACGCGCTGGACAACGCGGTGGTGACCGGGGTCCTGGCCGGGATCGAGGGCAGCGGAAAGCCGTACATCCACAGCTCCGGGATCTGGGTCCACGGCAACACCCACGGGGTGGCCGACGAGAACGCGCCCCTCGACCCGCCGGAACTCACCGCCTGGCGACCGAAGATCATCGAACGGATGCGGGCCGCCAGGGGCATCCGCAACATCATCATCTCCCCCGCCGTCGTCTACGGGCACGGCTCCGGGCTGGTACGCATGATCGTCGACGGACCACAGACCTCGGACCCCGAACCGGCCCTGCTCTTCCCCGGCACCGGCGACCAGCACTGGACCAGCATCTACATCGACGACGTGGCCACCTTCTACTCCGCCGCCCTGATGCGGGCCCCCGCCGGGTCGTACTACATCGTGGCCAGCGGCCAGAACCCGACCATGCGCGAGATCGCCGCCGCCGCCAGCCGGTCCCGAGGGCTCGGCGGCCGGATCGCCCCCGAACCGCCGGAGGACAGCCGCCGCCGGCTCGGCCCGATCGCCGAGGCGTTCTGCATGGACCAGCAGGCCAGCGGCGCCAAGGCCCGCGAACTCGGCTGGAAGCCGATCGGACCGTCCCTGCTCGACGAGATCGAAACCGGCTCGTACGCGCGCCGGATCTGA
- the dnaG gene encoding DNA primase — translation MAGRIRDEDITLVRERTSIADVISETVTLKSAGGGNLKGLCPFHDEKTPSFTVSPARNVYFCHGCGAGGDAIKFLMDAEHLSFLESVERLAGRAGIQLRYMEAGPAPVRQQQGQKQRLVAAHAAAVEFYAGQLGAAGARPAREFLAQRGFDRAAAERYGCGFAPDGWDLLTKHLRQRGFSPQELITAGLAREARSGSLIDRFRRRLLWPIRELTGDVIGFGARKLFDDDDGPKYLNTPETPLYKKSHVLYGIDQAKREIAKQGRAVIVEGYTDVMACHLAGVPTAVATCGTAFGADHIGVLRRLLLDTDAVAGEIIFTFDGDAAGQKAALRAFEDDQRFVGRTFIAVSPDSMDPCDLRLAKGDMAVRDLIARREPLVDFALRHVLNRFDLDTVDGRVEAMRQAAPLVAKLKDREKRPEYVRKLAGDLGMEIEPVQRAVLNAASAPTRPTPGGTATAPSRPAPPAADNPQVMVEREALKLALQEPVLAGPMFDALGPEVYLHPMHHGVREAITEAGGAASAASGAVWIERVRDACTDLGGRALVGELAVEPLRIDGDPDPRYVSITLARLEWASVTARIRELKSKVQRINPVANKDEYFALFGELLSLEQHARALREQAAGGF, via the coding sequence ATGGCGGGGCGGATCAGGGACGAGGACATCACGCTGGTCCGTGAGCGCACCTCGATCGCCGACGTGATCTCCGAGACGGTCACCCTCAAGTCGGCCGGCGGCGGCAACCTCAAGGGGTTGTGCCCGTTCCACGACGAGAAGACCCCCTCGTTCACCGTCTCACCCGCGCGGAACGTCTACTTCTGCCACGGCTGCGGCGCAGGTGGCGACGCGATCAAGTTCCTGATGGACGCCGAGCACCTGTCGTTCCTGGAGTCGGTCGAGCGGCTCGCCGGCCGGGCCGGCATCCAGTTGCGGTACATGGAGGCCGGGCCGGCGCCCGTACGCCAGCAGCAGGGCCAGAAGCAGCGGCTGGTCGCCGCGCACGCCGCCGCGGTCGAGTTCTACGCCGGTCAGCTCGGCGCCGCCGGGGCCCGTCCGGCCCGTGAGTTCCTGGCCCAGCGGGGTTTCGACCGGGCCGCAGCCGAACGCTACGGCTGCGGGTTCGCCCCAGACGGCTGGGACCTGCTCACCAAGCACCTGCGGCAGCGGGGTTTCAGCCCGCAGGAGCTGATCACCGCCGGGCTGGCCCGGGAGGCCCGGTCCGGTTCGCTGATCGACCGGTTCCGGCGCCGGCTGCTCTGGCCTATCCGGGAGCTGACCGGGGACGTGATCGGCTTCGGGGCGCGAAAGCTGTTCGACGACGACGACGGCCCGAAGTACCTGAACACCCCCGAGACGCCGCTCTACAAGAAGTCGCACGTGCTCTACGGCATCGACCAGGCCAAGCGGGAGATCGCCAAGCAGGGGCGGGCGGTGATCGTCGAGGGTTACACCGACGTGATGGCCTGTCACCTGGCGGGCGTACCGACGGCGGTGGCGACCTGCGGGACGGCCTTCGGCGCGGACCACATCGGCGTACTGCGGCGGCTGTTGCTGGACACCGACGCGGTGGCCGGCGAGATCATCTTCACCTTCGACGGGGACGCCGCCGGGCAGAAGGCGGCGCTGCGGGCGTTCGAGGACGACCAGCGGTTCGTCGGGCGTACCTTCATCGCGGTCAGCCCGGACAGCATGGACCCGTGCGACCTGCGCCTGGCAAAGGGCGACATGGCCGTGCGCGACCTGATCGCCCGCCGGGAGCCGCTGGTCGACTTCGCCCTGCGGCACGTGCTCAACCGGTTCGACCTGGACACCGTCGACGGTCGGGTGGAGGCGATGCGGCAGGCCGCCCCGCTGGTCGCCAAGCTCAAGGACCGGGAGAAGCGCCCGGAGTACGTCCGCAAGCTCGCCGGTGACCTCGGGATGGAGATCGAGCCGGTGCAGCGGGCCGTGCTCAACGCGGCGTCCGCGCCCACCAGGCCCACCCCCGGCGGTACGGCGACCGCCCCGTCCCGCCCCGCCCCACCGGCGGCGGACAACCCGCAGGTGATGGTGGAGCGGGAGGCGCTGAAGCTGGCGTTGCAGGAGCCGGTGCTGGCCGGGCCGATGTTCGACGCGCTCGGCCCGGAGGTCTACCTGCACCCGATGCACCACGGGGTCCGCGAGGCGATCACCGAGGCCGGCGGCGCGGCGAGCGCGGCCAGCGGCGCGGTCTGGATCGAACGGGTACGCGACGCCTGCACCGACCTCGGCGGACGCGCCCTGGTCGGCGAGTTGGCGGTGGAGCCGCTGCGGATCGACGGTGACCCGGATCCTCGGTACGTGTCGATCACCCTGGCCCGGTTGGAGTGGGCGTCGGTCACCGCCCGGATCCGGGAGCTGAAGTCGAAGGTGCAGCGGATCAATCCGGTGGCCAACAAGGACGAGTACTTCGCGCTCTTCGGTGAGCTGCTCTCGTTGGAGCAGCACGCGCGGGCGTTGCGCGAGCAGGCTGCGGGAGGTTTCTGA